The Herbiconiux sp. SALV-R1 genome includes a region encoding these proteins:
- a CDS encoding ATP/GTP-binding protein — translation MSTHADTTPKTEPSHAAPVAARRWHTLPVLRAFAPPVETAARIDTTTGEAREIIPWQQPGARLRTKLGAARRGFYAPALPGAPTSTRQAEILNTAIIGAPTGTNGVVIGRDVLSRTMIAHDPVTAYNATPRLVSSPNVVVIGDVGSGKSSLTKTVYVIRPLLLNRRRACVFDKKDRGGEGEYAELARAYGHEPIKFAVDGTGTRLNLLDPMVSRGTGMTGQMQLLNVVARLAREDQALNEWEEESLRAALRRTVTEREDGRTPTLADVLPNLSRVADMTDYDGLSPQAIDALHQAGLSVRFTLNTLLQDYGGLLDGETSKNVDLRGKLTAFDISQLPDQGPAVPAVMAIGHMWLLGRLREDRGWATNCLYEEGWHIAAGPSAQLARSNQKLSRGLGLSNVFVFHKGTDIPPGSPGMAMIQEAQTVHVHRQTLREDALWAAGTFGFGADTAGQIERLADGHHIFKYSSRPETLVQHIRSPWETRITDTDEAFRSAGALA, via the coding sequence GTGAGTACACACGCCGACACCACCCCCAAAACCGAACCCTCACATGCCGCACCCGTCGCAGCGCGGCGCTGGCACACGCTTCCGGTGTTGCGGGCGTTCGCGCCGCCGGTCGAGACCGCCGCGCGGATCGACACCACCACCGGTGAGGCCCGCGAGATCATCCCCTGGCAGCAACCCGGCGCCCGACTCCGCACCAAGCTCGGAGCAGCTCGCCGAGGCTTCTACGCCCCCGCCCTTCCGGGCGCTCCGACATCGACGCGGCAGGCCGAGATCCTCAACACCGCGATCATCGGCGCCCCCACCGGCACCAACGGTGTCGTCATCGGGCGGGACGTCCTGTCGCGGACGATGATCGCCCACGACCCCGTCACCGCCTACAACGCCACACCCCGCCTCGTCTCCTCCCCGAACGTCGTCGTGATCGGCGACGTAGGCTCCGGGAAATCGTCCCTGACAAAGACCGTGTACGTGATTAGGCCGCTGTTGCTGAACCGGCGGCGGGCGTGCGTGTTCGACAAGAAGGACCGCGGGGGAGAGGGAGAGTACGCGGAGCTCGCCCGCGCGTATGGGCACGAACCGATCAAGTTCGCCGTCGACGGCACCGGCACCCGCCTGAACCTCCTCGACCCGATGGTCAGCCGCGGCACCGGCATGACCGGGCAGATGCAACTCCTGAACGTCGTCGCCCGCCTCGCCCGCGAAGACCAGGCCCTCAACGAATGGGAAGAAGAATCCCTCCGTGCCGCGCTACGCCGCACCGTCACCGAACGCGAGGACGGCCGCACCCCCACCCTCGCCGACGTCCTCCCGAACCTCTCCCGCGTCGCCGACATGACCGACTACGACGGCCTCTCGCCCCAAGCAATCGACGCTCTGCATCAGGCGGGCCTGTCGGTGCGGTTCACCCTGAACACGCTCCTGCAGGACTACGGCGGACTCCTCGACGGCGAGACGTCGAAGAACGTCGACCTTCGCGGGAAGCTCACCGCATTCGATATCTCCCAGTTGCCCGATCAGGGGCCGGCGGTGCCGGCGGTGATGGCGATCGGACACATGTGGCTTCTTGGTCGGCTCCGCGAAGACCGGGGATGGGCCACCAACTGCCTCTACGAAGAGGGCTGGCACATCGCCGCCGGCCCCTCCGCGCAGCTCGCCCGCTCCAACCAAAAACTCTCACGAGGCCTGGGCCTGTCGAACGTGTTCGTGTTCCACAAAGGCACCGACATCCCGCCCGGATCGCCTGGCATGGCCATGATCCAAGAGGCCCAGACCGTGCACGTGCACCGGCAAACCCTCCGCGAAGACGCCCTCTGGGCCGCCGGAACGTTCGGGTTCGGGGCCGACACGGCCGGCCAGATCGAGCGCCTCGCTGACGGGCACCATATCTTCAAGTACTCCTCCCGCCCGGAAACACTCGTGCAGCACATCCGGTCCCCGTGGGAGACC